The nucleotide window AGAAGCCAGTTGCTGGTTTTCAAGATTCAGGCGATGCagtctctctgctcctctcctctgctagGATTCAGTCTCATCATAATCCCTGTGAAGTCTAGCTTTggcttttctctcctcctctacagCTTCTTGAAGCACAGCAGATATCTCGTGAGAAACCTTCATATTTGAAAAACATAGCAATAATTAGTTGAATTGTCCATATGCAGCCCTATCTACATTAAGATGATAGGACTGCTATGTTGAACAGTATGCTAAGTTATCAAGtgaattatcatttaaaatcagAGTGGTCACCATCAAGAAAAATCAAACCGAGGTCTTGACACCCTAACATGTTTGATGATCTATAAAGAAAGGGTCACACGCTTAACCAGTCTACAATTTTCCCACCCTCCAGGTTCTATTGGTTTTCATCCATTTCAGTACAGTATTAAAATAAACTCTTTTATCAACTCTTGCGTGTAATATGTCAGTCTGTCACAGTTATGTTATCATTCTGTGGTCATACAGTGCTGACTTTCCAGAAAGTTATGTCCttatttttaaactgcattGCAATTGTCATAACTTTGAGAAGAGGAATTAAAGTAGACAGATCACTGTAATGGACTATGTAACTCTATCTGTAGCTgcttattaaatatgatgagTTGTTACTTTGATTGCGTCTTGCGTCATGTGAAAATAGTTTCATGTCCCAATATCAGACAGCAGGGCACAGGTCAATGATAAGTGACCTGAACTGAATTTAATGACTTAGGGATTGTAATCATTTTACAAACCACTAGAGGGAGccctttacaaaaaaaacctacagATTGCTGACACACAgttcttgtttctgttcatctGTCAAATCGTGTCCAGAACTGCAATATGCAGGCTGACAGCAAAGTTGCTATACAAAAGTAATATCAGGCAACCAACACTTCTCaagactttgtttttattagtttatccaacagaaacattattcaaataaaaacaagcgTTGAAATGCACTTCTACAGGACAAGAGGCTTCTGTTTCAGTCTGCATGGATCTGGATTGCCTGCAAGGTTCTTATTTGAGGTTTAATAATAGTGAATATGGAAAAACACGGAGAAAAgagtacagtacatacagtatactcaTGAGAAATTAATTCaatgtgtacagtacatgttttaGTGTAATAATAAACATCATGGAGGCACATACATTAGTTTCATCcgtaataaagtttatttttcattgtataTTCTGTTTTCTAAAGGTCATAGCTACATTTTATAATATAGAGATCTTATCACAAAATAAATACCAAGTAACAATAAATATGTCAATTTTTAAGAATATCTCAGCAATGAACAGTAGAATTCAAAACAGTAATCAATGTTATTTTCATAGATGATAAGGAGagaggtgcagtgtgtgtgtatattaaataaagtgGTGTATAGTGCTCTATGGTGGGACTGCTTTAATACTTCAGTTATAGATACGTGATGAAAGAGGTTTGCTTATGGCTCAAACACTACATCAtcagtgactttatttttttttataactaaaCATCAAATATATCTTTGATTTGAAAGATATCAAACTAGTAAGCACAGTGACTTTAGTGCCAAAGAGCTGATGAACACAGTGATATaaatttatataaatacatatagcTATAATAtctaaattcatttttttaaagggaacTGTTAAGACACACAATCACTGAAGGGAGCTGGCAGAGCTGTGTTTGCTCTGGTGAAGCTGAATTCAATATTTAATAATGTCTTCTCGATGCCAGTGTAATATATTCAGTgtaaaacctctttactgtcgTATCCAATGAACAAAAATGATTCGCACAAAAACAGAGACAGCAAGGGTTTGGACACAAACATGATATAAAGAAACAATGTCATTGTTTAACTAACACAGTAGCGATTTTAGCCAAATctgtttgatttcatttcattttatcatcactcgaaaagtcaaacaaacaatgatTCAAACATATCTCATATATCTAAACCTACATTAGTTATTTTTGGCACACAGGGTGAACTATTTATTCTCAGCATTTTTGGCTGGTACACGATATTTACGACAAAACTAGCAACTAAAAACATTGAGGTtagatgaaaaatgtttttaatcatcaaaatctgttcagtgatgttttataaaataattatcgtaatttgtcaaaaaatgtatcaaatttaGGTGTACCTTACAGTactgcattttgtgtgtgtgcgctaaAAAAATATACGGTGAGGCCAGAAACAAAGATTAATACAGTAGATTCAGATACACTTTGAAACGAGTTCATGTGGTTTATCATATTAAAAATATCTGTACGTTTGTGGATAGATCATCACTAATCCTTCTCATCCCTGTGTCAAAATCTGACTAGTATGGTACCATGACACAGTGTTGAATGAGAATAGTTAAGCTTTAACTGAGGTCGACTCGGTGTCAGTGGGCTTCCTGGACAGAAACCACACCTTCAtcggttccttctttcctttcatggTGACGGGGCCTCGATACTCCAAATGAAACTGAGGGTCGGCGTTCTCAGCTGACTGCAAACACCTGGAACACAACGTCAACAGCACCGCAAATCACTCTGCTTGTACAAATCCTTACAACTttggaaagaaagaacattGAATAAGTATATCTTTCTGTCCTTGTATAGACGTCCTAGTTCATGTTATAAATAGATTCCAACTCATCTTCCATGTCTAATTTGGGTATTCTCTTATCATCTTATAAATCCTTTTTAATACTGTTTAACCGAGTTGCAAATCTGCCTTGTTTCTTTACTGCCAGTGATAAAAATCCAAACATGACTTCAAAAGAATCAAGtatactaaaaaaataaaataaggagGCACTTGTTCTTACCGGTAAGTATACTCTGAGACGtttattttgcctttttcaCCAGTAGTTTCTGTACGACTAGTGAGGTTGACTGTATTTCCAAAGAGGCAGTATCTGGGCATCCTCTGGCCAATCACCCCAGTCACAACCTCTCCTGTGTGGATCCCAATAGTAAtctggaaagaaaggaggatgaaaaGAAAGGACACTATTCATTCAATCCACTATCAGTTGTCACTTATctcaaatgcaaataaatatattgaataAATATAGTGAATATTTTTCCCACTTCTTGTTCATAACTGGCAAACCAagttgtaatatttattatcaaacagatctctgcagctctcatcagtattcagacacacacatctgctgTAAATTAATTACTGAAAGCAGCATATGACGACACCTGGAGAGCAGCTATGAAAAATgtatccttttttaaattatgctgGCAGTAAGTTTgagtctgacaaaaaaaacttgttaaaatgtgtaatcAAGGACTGGATGATGATTTGTGCTCCGCAGAGAGAGGGATAAAAAATTGCAAGCAGCTAAGCAGCGGAATGCTTCTCTTAGCGTGTTGGCAGAAAGTCTTACAGCTATCGGCTGAAAAGGTGTAACTTTTAGTGGGTGGACAACAAAGTTAAGTTTGCCAGAAATCACTCCATGCACAAAATTAGATATATTTTTAGGTTTGCAATAAAGTAACAATTCCAAAATGAGTCCTGAACAATCTATAGACTAATATTTAGACTTGTAGGCACTTCAGCGCTTGTTGTCTGCAGAGCATGAACACGCTGCAAGTGTCTGGGACAAATGAGAATCTATTTTTAGCTGCAGGATCGTGAGATGATTTGAGTCTGTTTCTGCTACTAAACCGGACTCTTCTACAGCCCCATGCCATGTCCCAAAATAAACAGCCTTTTGTTAAACAGAcatgattttccaaagttaaGTCTCAACAGTCATTGATACAATAACAATCTCCAACAGTCAGTCAAACAAAAGTCTGCTGTCTTTTATCCAACTTTTCACTGCGTATTACCTCAGCATGGAAATATGTCCAGATGCCCAGATATAATCAATCATGAAATCAATTAGCAGATTATATTAGCTTAGCATCACTTTTCAACTGCAGAACAGGTCTGTGACTCTGGCACTCCAGTGATGTGAATTTTTAAAGCAATGTTAGAAAACTAAATGAGCTccaaaaaaatgtctgtgcCAAAATAACAGAAGTATCCCTAAAAAAATtaagcaaaataattaaatgtgtgaGGATGAACAGTTTGAAAATCATGACTACATGtgccaaacacaaacagcatcACCAAAAGAAACAAGGCAAAAGTGATatgaaagacaaataaatagtgtttaaaaaaatttggagaaaaacaaaatgatagcGGCATTCATGCAGTATAGTGGTTAAACTAGTGACTCTCACTAAATATAATTTCATAGTTTGATTTTTGTCTTTGAGATTATTCACGTAATGactgaaacaaacatttcaaacagcATTGAAACTTGTTCTATGAGAACATACTTGAGGTTGATTTTGTGATGTTTCATTCTTATTTATAACATCTATCATCTCATAttctcataaaacatttttgcagctgCACTCAGTCCAGAATTAGGAATACTGAAGCAACTTTCCCTGAAGTTTATCAGTTGTTTCCATTCCCACAATGAAAAATGCCAAACTATTATATGTTAGAGCCCTGCCAATAAATAAGCTGGGCCAATATTAGATTATTACAGATATCTCTGTACTGCCGTATGTATTTCTGCTGGTAATGAAGAGGAAATTGCAGGATAGAAGATATGACTGAGATAGAAACAGTGTCTCCATTAAAAGGTTTTGCAccagtttatttttcaactgtGAAATGTCCCGCTCAGTATTAATCACAATTCATTAATATCCAAATTGAATGAATCTTtatcaaaatgttgtttaagttatgtatttatgtaaaaaatgtatataattatCTGTATTTAACACACAACTTTGGCATTGGTCTGACTTtattatatacaatataatatgctataaatatataataatgctaGGCATGTTTGCCAGTGTCTAATTAATCTAAcctacaaatacaaatataaaaaaaaaaaaaaaaaaagcttatcaGCTGCATGTTGCACAATAATTGatcatatcatttttttttttaaattatttttagccataaaatacagaaaatattttctgaGGCCACAGATTCATATCACACCTGTACAGGTTCACCATCCACTTCGACTTGTCCAGCAATCTCCAACATATCAAGAGCGAGGTGGCAGATTGACTTGGCGTGATGTATGCACGGCTCCGGCAGGCCGCTCACCGTCATGTATTTATCACCGACTGTTTCCACCTGTATAAAGAAAAGCATCACGTGAGCAACACTATAACCTGTTTTGCTTTACTTTTGATTCATGTAATCATATGatatgagttttaaaaaaaacaaaacactgtacaGCCAGAAATACACTGAAACACCCTGAGATAAACACTTAAACACTTACATCAGCTTTAAGACATTCAGGGCCTCTTTGAGGTCTGCTAAAACCCTGGGACCACCTAGCCATTCAGCTTGTAGAGTAAATATTACTTCTTTTGGTGACCCAGTGCCTGAAGTCGATCCCCTGGAAGTGCCGGGGtctgtttgactttttaaaGTGCATTCTTGTCTGAAAGCCTGGAGTATAAATCTGCTGCATGAACCCTATAAAATGGTGCAGTCCCTCTGTAAAACTACACTGTGTTTAGAACTCAGTGCTACTCTTCTTATGGTGAAAAACTCAAGCCAATTGATATAAATACTCTCTTGCTGACTTGTATGTGCATAATTGCATAACATTTTTCACCAGAGAGTCACTGGTGCATTCAACCAGCAGAGAACATGCTCGTTAAAAGCACtcgatttttttcattttagataCAAATCTGGTGTTTTTTACACTTCGATCATTATCACACTGCTGCACAGATCccctccttttttatttgtttacacaAATGCATGATTTACTGTCATGAGTAAAATTCTTGCTTCCAACCTTGTATACATAAGGGTTCTTCCGGGAGTCTGTCAAGATGTCAAAACGTGTGTAAACATCATTGAGCAGGTTGACTATCTTGATGGCTCCCTCGGCAGAGGCGTGCTTGCTACAGAAGGCATTGAATCCAACGATGCCACTGAAGAGGATGGTCAAGTTGTCGTAGCGTTTTGCTGGGACAGGCCGTTTGTGTCGCAGCTCGTTGGCGACAGATGGCGGCAGAACAGAATACAGCAATCTGAAAGGAATGAGAGGAATGAACATTTTGAGCTAAAGTGCAGTTATGTTGTACTCAAGCGGCAGAGTGCTGCCAGACTGAAGTCCATCCATTGGATCAAGGTTTTATTAGCTCACCCACCACCTTTTGGTCATTTCTCTATGCAAGCTGCTCTCAGATGGGATGGTGGTGTTTCTATGGTAACTGGTTAGATCATGGCCGTCTGTTAAGAGCAAAATACCTTCCATGATGCATCATAATTTGAGGACACGATACGTACAGATAGCGTTCACCACACAAGAATctatacatacagacatattttatatagaatatatatttatctttaaCAATTCACATACAAGGGCGTCCAGAGTGTTTTTCTCTTAGTGAGATAGATAcccaaacagcaacaaaaaaagcattaagTTAATTCATGTATCTTTTCATTATCAGAAAACGCAGTGTTGTAAAGTCCTGAAAATTCAACGACAGAGCAGCAGCCgctcttttaaatatttagagAGGAGCCGTGAATTCTAATCAATGCCAAGAGCCCGAGGCACTCTCAGACAGGAGAATGGCGAGAATCATAATTCAGGGATCCAACGACAGAGTGAGAGTCTTTTCCTATGAGAGGACAGGGCCTTAATAAAGACCACGCTCCACCTCTGTGGTCCTCTCCAGCTGTCACCCACTGCTGTGCCAAATTACTATGACAAGCTCCTTTCTATAAGCCGGAGTCAAAACTAACTGAGTGTCTTCACCATAACAGGGACTGAAGAGTAGCTCAGGCAAATATCATCTGGGGTATAACGATAGATTCTGACCCTCAGTGGTCCTACTGTCATGTAACCTCAACATGACTGAATGGGACTGTCAGTGTGTAAGTCCTGCTGTATATTTGTCTTGAGCCGATCCTTAAAATTGAATACTTGAGTCTTAAAAGATGGACTAATGAAAAATCTTGGCCACTGATTTTGCACAAAGTCAGCAATGttatgacacatttattttagagaGAACATACCTACAACTACAGGGCCCTAATATAATTATGCGTAATTAAAACTGTACCAACgaattaaactaattaattgaGTTTTTCACAGTAACGTAGTCGAGGGAAAGCTTGTAAACACAGCTTAATGTGGATGCGAATAAAAAGGTCATTGCTTTAAGCAGTGGTTTTGGGTTGAGACACCTCTAAAGGGTCACGAGATGAATCTGAGGAGATAATTAACAAgttaggaaaaaataaaacatatttcaggTACATAACACTGTGacatttccctttttatttgtatttctcttCAGGTCATAGAAATATCTTAATTAAATAATGTTGATGAGAGGTTTAAGTTGCTTTTAGGAAGTCACAAGCCAAAAGGTTTTAGAAGGCTTTAGTTAATGCCATGCTAAATtcacaattaataaaaaatcgAGAAATATGGTCTTACCTGTCAGTCTTTTTCTTCTCGTCCTCCAGGGCCCGGAGTGTATGCTGCAGACGATCTGTCAGGATTTCCAGCTCCTGGGTCAGCTTGTACTCCTCACGAAACTGCTCACCCAGCAGCACCAGGTCACGCGTGGCATCATGTAGCGGGATGTCGCTCAGGTACAGTCCCCTTCTTGTCAGATCATCCAGGTTCATcacactgttaaaaaagaaaacagaaaacagagaaatatgCATTAGATATTGCTGGTGTTACAGCGTGTAtagtgatttgtgtgtgtggataagAGTAAAACTTGCTTATATCAGGAAGACCATAAAGTATAAACAACTAGTAGTGAGATCACTTTCCTACTTTCAAGGTTGAGTCTACTGTCTCCAGATAAATGTTTGTCTGAGGTGATGAGATCATGTTGTCTGCGTGACTCTTCTCTGGGCAGGTGAATGAGCATGCCTCTCTGTTTCAGCCCCTGTTATTTACTTCTAGGCGGCAACCTTTTTGTGAAATCACTGCTCTTGTACTCTGCAAAGTGTCTTCAATCTGAGATCTCTTGAACCCTGCTCTCCTGCATCCGATATTTCACTTGATATGTATGATTGGTTATATAAGGGTCACAGAGACTAATGGAGGTGACAACAGAAGAACCAGTGTAATTACCAGCTTGAAGGTTTCCTtgctcctctgtgtttttttcttctctccggTCATGTAACTactaatgttttgtttatgaaagACTGAAAGCAAAATACATTTGAGCGAGCTGGTTTGGTAATTGCTtgatgaaatgactgtgtgatgACTACATGAAATGAATAATCATATTGCAATTACTGTGATTATGAGCGTATTTgaattaaaagcaaaacaagtTTCAGGTTAAAATGTTTCCAACATTTCATAATTTTCTTACTGGTAAAGGATAAAGGTGGCAATATCTGAGATTCTTTTCATAGTTAGAAAATCTATTTAAaggaccaaaaccaacaaaacatttattatacAAGTATTGACTGTGTAACCAAAGCCCGACATAGCAAATTTCTCTGAGTCGTAGACCTCTACtaaaggggcactccaccaattacacacacaaagatccacagcaaaaaggggaattaattattttcagtatAATTTCATCCATAAGTAACAAACTGACAGGatgtatgactattttggtcaaGGGCTTCATACACTTATCTTATCAGATGGGGGACCCCGGGACAAATTAGGGTCCATAGTccaatttgtgtcagtttagggctCCTTGACATGAAAGAACAACTGTACAagtcagcctgtgaaaacagttgtataatatGTTCTTTGGCTCTGGAGGTGCTTTCTAAAGCcttaaaaataacactgatgatgtcatcgggGTTATCTCAGGTTGGATTTGAATAACACGTTATTGAGTTGCATTAGATGAATTGCAGGATCCAATGTTTTTGGAGCTTAAGCCATACTAACTTATCAAAGTGCAATCCAAAATAACTGTACTGTCCCTTCAGAAACATATAAAGTGCagtgttgcactgggtgacatgttccttcattatgataAACACAGGCACTGAAGTTTATTTGAGTCAATCCCAACATAGGACATATTAATCCACatctgaaaatagtccctagAAAAATGCACTTTCTACTCCTGGTTGAAGTTAACATTTAGTAAAGACGACAGTGCCAATTTGTTTTAGGTAATTGCTTAGCTTTTAGGTCTTAGTAGGAATGGATAACCTTTGTGCTGAACATCGCCATCAGAGCAGGGgtcaaaaaacatgaaaagaaagacTAATACCTTGTAGTTAACCTTACTGAACATCATCAATCTAGACGAGAGGGACTGAAGGAACAGTGAACAAAAACCAACACTATTTTGACAAAGtgtagaaaattgtgaaaactCCAAAAATGTACTTATTAAAAAGATTGTTTATGTATATTGTGGcctgtatatatattattatcagatattttatttacatataaaataatacagtatTTGTTGCTCAGTTTTATTTATCAAAGTGAATTAACACATAAGCATTCAGGACTCTTATCTTCACCAGAAATGTGAAAGTTCCTATACAAGCCAGTCACTACAATAGGTTCTAGGTTTTGGTGTTTCATTAGTGCTTCTCTGCACAGACTGTGAGTTTACCTGGGTGAGCAAAGAAAAAGGATGTTCTCCGCCTCTGGCAAGTAAATCATCTGTCCTTTCAATCTCAGACAGCTGATCTCCACCCCCGTCAGCTCGTCCTCGTTCTCTACAGTCTCCACATTCAGCAGGCCCTCCTGTCAGGATTACATcacatttatgaatatttcaATATATGTTCCCCTCGAAATCTGCCTCAAAAGTGCATAGGCACCAGTTCAGCTCACTCTTTATTTCTATATCtgtctgctttttgtttgttgtttttttttgctttaaatctTGAATGCATCGTCTGCCATGGGTAAGAAATTCTATGCATCTGTATCTGAATAAGGAAAAATTAAGATTAAATCAACTTTTTTCTTGTATCATGGCTTATGTAGCAGCACCATGAGTTTAATGTACTTAAAACCTCCTTCAAGGCATAGCAGAAATTATTTTAAGACCTAAGCATTTACTGTCCCATAAGCACACGtttccatttaatttcaaaaCTATTTGCTACAccttttttctcagtttctttACTCTCTGAACAATTCTTAACTATATTGCATGATTACGTTTTTTTCAGATGTCTTGCACTCACTGCcacagactgtaaaatgttacaTCTCAATTTCTTTAATGCATAAATGACTTGTTTTACACACATTACTGTGTAGATGACTGTGAACAGTTTCATTCTCATGAGCAGTGTTGATGAATCCCATATCCAGTCAAATTATTATGCAGCCTCTAAAAATATCAGTGAGCTcatcaatattaatatatgaCTATTAACACGTTTTGTCATGtacaatgaaaacatgttttgatcATAGGATCACCTTCTGTTTTAGTGCTTTTTGCCTCCTGGAAAACTGCTTATATAAGAAAAGTAGTAACATGATTAGCCAACAGTGCTGTAACAAAaatagagtttctaaatgtaaTATGTACCTTGCTTCTCAGAACGAAGACAGTGTTGATGTGAGAAAGGATGCCATGAAAACTGAAGTCAATGTGGGGACGGACCAAAGAGAAAACTGAAGGGAGGATACAGGCACCAGGCTGGAGCTGTGGAGGCCAAAATATGCATAATTTAGTTACAAAAGATTAGAAATTATTGCTTTATTGACTGTGTATGCATTAATTACTGTAGCATTCAAACACAGATCCTATGAAAGAGTTTTTGCTGCATATAAAACAGATTTTGGTTGCATTGCATGATTGCATGTGAATCCACACCTGGGGCAGGATTCGATAAATGGCGTTCCCGCACTGTGTGAGCATCAGGTCTTTGTCAAACATGAGGTGGAACGGAAAGGCCTTGCAAAATGTGTACGGGCTGATCCGAGTCTCCTGCGTGCCGTTCTCCTCAAAGCCGTCCAGATCCTCATAGAACGCCTCCTCCTCTGAATCCTTCTCCTCAATCAGGAACTTGATGTGGTCGCACTCCTCGCTTTTGGGTTGGATCATCTGTATTAgataaagtgaaataatttATTCTATATTCATGATATTGTTACAAAACGGACCAAATTTAGGTTAAACATTCCTATTATATTGTGGCACATGCTGCAGCAATACAACATtcttgattaaatattttaccCTCACAAT belongs to Scomber scombrus chromosome 2, fScoSco1.1, whole genome shotgun sequence and includes:
- the gucy1b1 gene encoding guanylate cyclase soluble subunit beta-1 — encoded protein: MYGFVNHALELLVLRNYGPEVWEDIKREAQLDIEGQFLVRIIYEDAKTYDLVAAASKVLKINAGDILQMFGKMFFEFCQESGYDTILRVLGSNVREFLQNLDALHDHLGTIYPGMRAPSFRCTDAEKGNNLILHYYSEREGLQDIVIGIIKTVAQQIHGTEIEMKMIQPKSEECDHIKFLIEEKDSEEEAFYEDLDGFEENGTQETRISPYTFCKAFPFHLMFDKDLMLTQCGNAIYRILPQLQPGACILPSVFSLVRPHIDFSFHGILSHINTVFVLRSKEGLLNVETVENEDELTGVEISCLRLKGQMIYLPEAENILFLCSPSVMNLDDLTRRGLYLSDIPLHDATRDLVLLGEQFREEYKLTQELEILTDRLQHTLRALEDEKKKTDRLLYSVLPPSVANELRHKRPVPAKRYDNLTILFSGIVGFNAFCSKHASAEGAIKIVNLLNDVYTRFDILTDSRKNPYVYKVETVGDKYMTVSGLPEPCIHHAKSICHLALDMLEIAGQVEVDGEPVQITIGIHTGEVVTGVIGQRMPRYCLFGNTVNLTSRTETTGEKGKINVSEYTYRCLQSAENADPQFHLEYRGPVTMKGKKEPMKVWFLSRKPTDTESTSVKA